The following DNA comes from Musa acuminata AAA Group cultivar baxijiao chromosome BXJ1-4, Cavendish_Baxijiao_AAA, whole genome shotgun sequence.
AACACTACCAAGCTCCCAACACACATGTCGATCGCGAAGCTGGCTCCGACTAGGAAAGGCACTGCCATTGCCATCGGCAGAGGAACCCAATGACTGTACTTAGCTGGCAAAATATCTCTCATCGTGTTCATAACCACTGCGAATCCGAAGAAGCCATAACAGAGCTGCAAGCAATGGTGAGGAAGTGCTGAGAAGCCCTCAACACCAAGAATTGCCATGTTTCTGTATATCAAAGCATAAGGAGCCTTCCAATTTCCATCTGGATTCCCAATATCGAAGGCCTtgtagaagaggaagaaggttAGAGGGGCAACCACACAACCTATGGCTGTTCCGATGGCTTGACTGAGAAGCATCGATCTCGGGGATGTCATAGTGAGATGACCcgtcttgaaatcatgcattagatcaGCAGAAATGGAGACGACCGATTTGATCAGCCCACAACCGACAAGGCCAGCGACAACACCAGAGTGTTTCCCAGCCAAGGCTGCTAGAATAAAGAGAGAAACCTTACCATAGTTGTAGGCCATATTCATGTCCGTTAGACCAGCTCCATAAGCATTACAGAAGCCAAGGGCAGGGGCAAGCATATAAGATATGACCACGTAGTACCACTTCACCTCAGGAAACATGATGGGGATGGCGATGATGGAAACCACAGCAAAGAGTGCATATCCTGAGTAGGCTAACCACACCGGTATGCTCtctttcatgaatatttcattacgCTGGAGATCGTCGAGGACCGGATTAACCTGATCCGCCACTGTAAGAGAATGCAAAATAGTTGAGCTGCAAGATACAGGGAAGAACCTGTCAATCCAAATTCATCAGCCACTATACCTATTTTGATATTTTTGCTGGTCGCTCTCGTGTGCATACTTTTTGCAGTACAAGCCAAAATCTTGAGGAAATTGTAGAGCCCATCGCCGAGAATAAGAGCAATGGAGATGAAGACCTGAAAAAATGAACAGATATATATATGAGCACTGACAGCACAAAGGTTTTTGTACATGGTGAAAGCGAAAAATTTGATGTGATGCACCTTGTACCCTTGCAGGCTTCTCATGCTACTCTTTGGTATGCTCCCAGAGAACCAATCTTCTTTAAGATCACTAATCAGTGGCCACATAATTCCCCATGAAAGCACTGCAccgagaaggagagagagattcACAATATGGGAGCAAATCATCCCTGCTCCAACATATGTCATGCTAAAATCGAAGAAAAACCTGGAACACAAAGAATTATGATTATGACATGGAGAACaagtagatgatgatgatgaagtaaAGGTGTAGAGGAATAGGTATGCGTTACGATTGTTTCCAAGCTTTTAGTCCAAAGGTGGGGAACTGTGAGAAGCCACAGCCATCTCCTCCTGAGTAGAACCACTGGAAAAAGCTCCACAGGAAGCTAACTGTGAAATATTTTGCGAACCCATGGACCTGTTTCCTGTTACGGAAGTGGGACAATGATGCTCAGTAAACATAGTTGATCACAAATCTTAATTCTCAGGGAATTAGGCAGATACATACTTCGCCATCTTGTCTCCACGAGGAGTATGGAAGCCATTGATGAGGACAGCAGTTGCAGTGCCGCTCGGATAAGTTAACTTGTAATCTATTATCATGATCTGAATAATTGGCAAAACGTCACACAAAAGAACATTAGAAGAATACAAAAGCCAAATGACAACAGCAAAGAAAAAGCCCATCACTGTCAATCAATGATGCAGGCACCAATCATTTTATGCATATCAATCTTCATAGCCAAGAGTCCATTTGGCCACAATTGTGCATCATGAACTTGGAGACACAGAATAAGTCTTGTTGAAGCATGTAATGCTTGTGATCATGACTTGCATTAAAATACTCAGATCTTTCAATGATTCAACAGGACCAAATAGTTGATGTGATACTAATTATTGGAATTCTGCTTTGGTCATCAAAAATTTTAGCAGCATAAATGACAAGAGAGTTTATACTGTTTTTTATTTGAGTATGATTAAATTTGTGGATTTTGGAATCATATTCGACATGAATTAAGTTGTTTTGAATGGTATACAATAAAAGGAAAAGTTTTGAAGGAGAATAATTCTTCTTTTTGTCCCCTTTTTTTTGGTGGGTGAAGAGTACTTTGCAGAGAACATCAAGAGAAGAACACAGTTGCTTTGCCGATCAAGATCCACTGAAGGAGGAATGGCAGAATAGCTCAAGAGGAAATGGAGATCAGTAGGACGCAGGAGGAATTACCTTCCTGAGAGGAACCAAGGCCAAGAGCCCAACAAAACTAACAGTGAAGAGAAATCCAGTCATCCAGCCAATCCCAGGTTCCTTGTAGCTCCCTGGAACATTGCCCTCTGTATCTACTCCTGCTTGCTCATAAGTCTTCTTGTTGAGACCCAGTAGATAGGATCCAAATCCACCTACAATAATACGTATTAGTCATCGTAGACTATGGATGATTAAGCAAGATCGAAGCTTTCCCACCTCCGACGGCGATGCTGTAGCAAGCGACGGCGCAGGTCTGCACCACAGTGTTCTCCTGCCGCGTGAAGGGAGTGGTCAGGATGCCAATCTTGT
Coding sequences within:
- the LOC135585460 gene encoding probable metal-nicotianamine transporter YSL9 yields the protein MAEPTEGQEIEKGEDLEEPMETGALEFKRVPPWSKQITVRGLVASLSIGIMYSVIVMKLNLTTGLVPTLNVSAALLAFVILRSWTKLLHKIGILTTPFTRQENTVVQTCAVACYSIAVGGGFGSYLLGLNKKTYEQAGVDTEGNVPGSYKEPGIGWMTGFLFTVSFVGLLALVPLRKIMIIDYKLTYPSGTATAVLINGFHTPRGDKMAKKQVHGFAKYFTVSFLWSFFQWFYSGGDGCGFSQFPTFGLKAWKQSFFFDFSMTYVGAGMICSHIVNLSLLLGAVLSWGIMWPLISDLKEDWFSGSIPKSSMRSLQGYKVFISIALILGDGLYNFLKILACTAKSMHTRATSKNIKIVADQVNPVLDDLQRNEIFMKESIPVWLAYSGYALFAVVSIIAIPIMFPEVKWYYVVISYMLAPALGFCNAYGAGLTDMNMAYNYGKVSLFILAALAGKHSGVVAGLVGCGLIKSVVSISADLMHDFKTGHLTMTSPRSMLLSQAIGTAIGCVVAPLTFFLFYKAFDIGNPDGNWKAPYALIYRNMAILGVEGFSALPHHCLQLCYGFFGFAVVMNTMRDILPAKYSHWVPLPMAMAVPFLVGASFAIDMCVGSLVVFAWHKLNRKKAALMVPAVASGLICGDGLWILPSSLLALAKVNPPICMKFLAA